In one window of Nitrospirota bacterium DNA:
- a CDS encoding CDP-glycerol glycerophosphotransferase family protein, with the protein MLNLDRLKAGLSEKLFLSPNARRLTNYIYRGLFRSEGKNVKEYCRKNSSRALVGLSISHVHFMEHIRELVDALKRDEKMCPVLYTTTKQIPMMKDKKTETFKFFLSRYNIAYNKDLFAYPWLKTSKLKLFLELTLSSYGSELRCPKVLYTHGMAGLNFTKDFKYVRYLQRYNAIFLNGPLHKKALLTAQGYYGVKLPPMFEIGYLRGDRLLNMARTFKRKPFLDSLGLSDAPTVMYAPTWGDFSSTTEWIDKVVEVCGDMGINLLLRLHPIVLTLKAKWKTGGVDWNMKLYNIEKKYPHVRVAMSHDIDDIMLVSDVMITDVSGMALEFLTMDKPVVFLPAPRYFEIYGTERPEKWCRPDYEIEDMDGLKKDLRKAIEGTGFKFPVDELVYNRGKTLDVMVQRIENILHNE; encoded by the coding sequence ATGTTGAATCTGGACAGGTTAAAGGCAGGGTTGAGTGAGAAACTTTTTTTAAGTCCAAATGCACGACGATTGACGAATTATATATACAGGGGGTTATTCAGAAGTGAAGGTAAGAATGTTAAGGAATACTGCAGGAAGAATAGTTCAAGGGCATTGGTCGGTTTATCCATATCACATGTACATTTCATGGAACATATAAGGGAACTGGTTGACGCTCTTAAGAGAGATGAGAAAATGTGTCCTGTTCTTTATACTACGACAAAACAGATACCAATGATGAAAGATAAAAAAACCGAAACATTTAAGTTTTTTTTATCCAGATATAACATTGCATACAACAAAGACCTCTTTGCTTACCCCTGGTTAAAAACTTCAAAGCTAAAGCTGTTTCTTGAACTTACGTTATCATCGTATGGCAGTGAACTGAGATGCCCCAAGGTTTTATATACCCACGGGATGGCCGGGTTGAATTTTACAAAGGACTTTAAATATGTACGGTATCTTCAAAGGTATAATGCTATTTTCCTGAATGGACCGTTGCATAAAAAAGCCCTGCTTACTGCTCAGGGATACTATGGTGTTAAGTTGCCACCAATGTTTGAGATTGGCTATCTGAGAGGAGACAGGCTCCTTAATATGGCAAGAACATTTAAAAGGAAACCCTTTCTTGATTCTCTTGGGCTTTCGGATGCTCCAACGGTTATGTATGCCCCAACGTGGGGGGATTTTTCTTCAACCACTGAATGGATAGATAAGGTTGTTGAAGTGTGTGGAGATATGGGGATTAATTTACTGCTCCGCCTTCATCCCATTGTACTGACACTAAAAGCTAAATGGAAGACCGGGGGTGTTGACTGGAACATGAAGCTTTATAATATTGAAAAAAAGTATCCTCATGTCAGGGTTGCAATGAGTCATGACATCGATGATATAATGCTGGTTTCAGATGTTATGATTACTGATGTGAGTGGAATGGCCCTTGAGTTTTTGACGATGGACAAGCCGGTTGTTTTCCTGCCGGCACCAAGATATTTTGAAATATATGGCACGGAAAGACCTGAAAAATGGTGCAGGCCGGATTATGAAATAGAAGATATGGATGGGTTGAAAAAAGACTTGAGGAAAGCGATAGAAGGAACCGGTTTCAAATTTCCCGTTGACGAACTGGTGTATAATAGAGGAAAGACACTTGATGTAATGGTACAGAGGATTGAAAATATCCTTCACAATGAATAG
- a CDS encoding glycosyltransferase family 2 protein — translation MTDRKREKVAAVIVTYNRKKPLDECLHAVLRQSYPVEAVYIIDNASTDGTPEYLREKCFIEKALSPEGAPEEEVKTLPLPPFPDKTVEIHYVRMHENTGGAGGFYEGIKRCYESGVDWVWLMDDDGIPAEDQLAELLDKSLRNDLLMAGPIVIDKNHEQTLSFRQGDMDGLENSVDALKEYAVNGIIYNCMFPFNGTLISTGVIEKIGNIKKEMFIWGDEKEYVMRAESNNIRMGTVITALHRHPARIANRAEVLFGFLGKVSVRTDPKAHIYYRNLGYQHKKYFTVKKKLKILIKYTLYFLINSRLNIKGLIKFYRYYFDGATDRFLLPPKRKQP, via the coding sequence ATGACTGATAGAAAGAGAGAGAAGGTTGCAGCAGTTATTGTAACTTATAACAGGAAGAAACCATTGGATGAATGTCTCCATGCCGTGTTGAGGCAGTCATATCCTGTAGAAGCCGTATACATTATAGACAATGCATCCACAGACGGCACTCCTGAGTATCTGAGGGAGAAATGCTTTATTGAGAAAGCGTTGTCTCCTGAGGGTGCACCTGAGGAGGAGGTGAAGACACTTCCGTTGCCGCCCTTTCCGGATAAGACTGTCGAGATTCATTATGTCAGGATGCACGAAAATACAGGAGGTGCAGGCGGTTTTTATGAGGGCATTAAGAGGTGCTACGAGTCCGGGGTTGACTGGGTGTGGTTGATGGATGATGATGGTATTCCTGCAGAAGACCAGTTGGCAGAATTGCTGGATAAATCACTGAGGAACGATCTGCTTATGGCTGGTCCTATTGTAATAGATAAGAACCATGAGCAGACCCTGTCTTTCAGGCAAGGAGACATGGACGGTCTTGAGAATAGTGTTGATGCCCTTAAAGAATATGCAGTAAATGGAATTATATATAACTGTATGTTTCCTTTTAACGGGACCTTAATCTCGACAGGAGTGATCGAGAAGATTGGAAACATCAAAAAAGAGATGTTTATCTGGGGTGATGAAAAAGAGTATGTGATGAGGGCTGAATCAAATAATATAAGGATGGGAACCGTCATTACCGCTTTACATCGGCATCCTGCACGGATAGCGAACAGGGCAGAAGTATTGTTTGGTTTTTTGGGCAAAGTCAGTGTTAGAACAGATCCCAAGGCCCACATTTATTATAGAAATCTGGGGTATCAGCATAAAAAGTATTTCACTGTAAAAAAAAAGTTGAAGATTTTAATAAAATATACACTCTATTTTCTCATAAATTCAAGACTTAACATTAAAGGGCTTATAAAGTTTTACAGGTACTATTTTGACGGAGCAACTGACAGATTCCTTTTGCCCCCAAAGCGCAAGCAACCCTGA
- a CDS encoding sulfotransferase, producing the protein MIKEDGSIKGPVFVVGNSRSGTTMMGHILRNHPMIFTLHHEVHFFEQLCASSDYNRVLSFEESVKLAARLLCINHDSYWTQGDPARFSEEAKTVIRSIQDRSTTPVVIFEQFLRYVAQKNGKPIPCDQTPRYILYIADILRLYPDSRVINMIRDPRPVLLSQKNKWKRRWMGYKNFPLKESIRTKINYHPVTISMIWNASVRAVNPFADHPRVLVVKFEDLLTDSEAEVRRICDFLGVDFYKEMLDIPQGGSSLKKFTANKGIDGSRVEAWREGGLNQTEIYLCQKITGTLMRKYGYKPERVKVNPLTLLWYLLSLPVKLAMSFVLNLKRMKSIPEAIKRRLL; encoded by the coding sequence TTGATTAAAGAGGATGGCAGCATTAAAGGACCGGTTTTTGTTGTTGGTAATAGCCGTAGCGGTACCACAATGATGGGTCATATATTGCGTAATCATCCAATGATTTTTACCCTCCATCATGAAGTGCATTTTTTTGAACAGTTATGTGCATCGAGCGACTATAATCGTGTTCTGTCTTTTGAGGAGTCAGTGAAGCTGGCAGCACGACTTTTATGCATTAACCACGATAGCTATTGGACACAGGGAGACCCCGCCCGCTTTTCTGAAGAGGCTAAGACGGTTATACGTTCAATTCAGGACAGGTCAACAACACCTGTTGTTATATTCGAACAGTTTCTCCGGTATGTGGCTCAAAAAAACGGTAAGCCGATTCCCTGTGATCAGACCCCCCGTTATATCCTCTATATTGCTGATATACTGAGACTGTATCCGGATTCGCGTGTTATCAACATGATTCGTGATCCCCGACCTGTCTTGCTGTCTCAAAAAAACAAATGGAAACGACGATGGATGGGGTACAAGAACTTTCCTTTAAAAGAATCAATCCGCACTAAAATAAATTATCACCCGGTTACTATAAGCATGATCTGGAATGCATCAGTCCGTGCTGTAAACCCTTTTGCCGACCATCCAAGGGTTTTAGTGGTGAAGTTTGAAGACCTTCTGACAGATTCTGAGGCAGAGGTGAGGAGGATTTGTGATTTTCTTGGAGTGGACTTTTATAAGGAGATGCTCGATATTCCCCAGGGAGGTTCTTCGTTAAAGAAGTTTACTGCGAATAAAGGTATAGACGGCAGCAGGGTTGAGGCATGGCGAGAAGGTGGGCTCAATCAAACAGAAATATACCTTTGTCAGAAGATTACCGGCACGTTAATGAGAAAATACGGGTATAAGCCTGAACGTGTTAAGGTTAACCCCTTAACATTGCTTTGGTATCTTCTTTCGCTTCCGGTAAAGCTGGCAATGTCCTTTGTTCTTAACCTTAAGCGGATGAAGAGCATTCCGGAGGCTATCAAGAGAAGACTTTTATGA
- a CDS encoding formyltransferase family protein, whose protein sequence is MKIVVITTDEPFYLPLTIRKLLESPVRDDIKKIVLLPPTAKKRTWKTLIREQLGFGYIYFVFRSLQFIIFKVLSKMNMELNRRYYSVEAVARAYKVPLSKIDNINSAEAIESIKADSPDLIVSLSASQIFSKKVIRLAKWATINVHNAPLPKYQGMLPSFWVLYHGEKETATTVHLMDETIDTGDIIVQKRVTISDNETLDSLIKKTKLLTVDALLEAFGLFPGHDGKPPTIPNLREEATYFSFPQKKDIKKFRKSGRKVLWKGIY, encoded by the coding sequence ATGAAAATAGTTGTTATTACAACGGATGAACCCTTTTATCTGCCCTTAACAATTCGAAAATTGCTCGAAAGTCCTGTGAGGGATGATATAAAGAAGATTGTCCTGTTGCCCCCCACGGCTAAAAAAAGAACATGGAAGACCCTTATCAGGGAGCAGCTGGGGTTTGGATATATATATTTTGTTTTCAGGAGCCTGCAATTTATAATCTTTAAAGTATTATCAAAAATGAACATGGAATTGAACAGGAGATATTATTCTGTTGAGGCGGTTGCAAGGGCTTATAAGGTTCCCTTGTCGAAAATAGATAATATAAACTCTGCTGAGGCGATAGAGAGTATCAAGGCCGACAGCCCTGACCTGATTGTTTCCCTGTCAGCAAGTCAGATATTCTCCAAAAAGGTGATTCGTCTTGCAAAATGGGCAACAATTAATGTTCACAATGCCCCGCTGCCTAAGTATCAGGGGATGCTGCCCAGTTTCTGGGTACTGTATCATGGTGAGAAAGAGACTGCAACAACCGTTCATCTTATGGATGAAACTATTGATACAGGTGATATTATTGTGCAGAAAAGAGTGACTATTTCGGACAATGAAACCCTTGACTCTTTGATTAAAAAGACCAAGCTTCTGACCGTAGATGCCCTGCTGGAGGCTTTTGGGTTATTTCCCGGGCATGATGGAAAACCACCAACAATACCGAACCTGCGTGAAGAGGCCACGTATTTCAGTTTTCCACAGAAGAAAGATATAAAAAAGTTCAGAAAGTCTGGAAGAAAGGTGCTATGGAAAGGCATATATTAA
- a CDS encoding phosphocholine cytidylyltransferase family protein yields the protein MKAVILAAGAGTRIGNQLPKCLMELPSGKTIIGNQIDILKEKGIREIVIVVGFKKDIIMEKYPDVIYKYNPFYHMTNTSKSLMMALQSIDVGDTLWLNGDVFLESAVIDIVLAERGNVIAVNKAKCDDEEVKYKTGSDDRIMEISKSVEHAEGESVGVNKIVAESFNPFMESLSQCKDSDYFERGIEICISKGMDFFPVDISKCKCVEIDFQEDFEKVKEFFE from the coding sequence TTGAAAGCGGTAATTCTTGCAGCAGGAGCAGGTACAAGAATTGGCAATCAACTGCCAAAATGTCTAATGGAGCTACCCTCAGGTAAGACCATTATAGGAAACCAGATAGATATACTGAAAGAAAAGGGTATAAGAGAGATAGTAATTGTCGTTGGCTTCAAGAAGGATATTATAATGGAAAAGTATCCGGATGTTATTTACAAGTATAATCCTTTTTATCATATGACCAATACTTCAAAAAGCCTGATGATGGCACTGCAGAGTATTGATGTGGGAGATACTCTCTGGCTTAATGGCGATGTTTTTCTGGAATCAGCAGTAATAGACATTGTGTTAGCTGAAAGAGGCAATGTGATAGCTGTAAATAAGGCAAAATGTGATGATGAAGAGGTGAAATACAAGACTGGTAGTGATGATAGGATTATGGAAATATCAAAAAGTGTAGAGCATGCAGAAGGTGAGTCCGTTGGAGTAAACAAGATCGTTGCAGAAAGTTTTAACCCGTTTATGGAAAGCTTAAGCCAATGTAAGGACAGTGATTATTTTGAGAGGGGTATCGAGATCTGTATTTCTAAAGGAATGGATTTTTTCCCTGTTGATATTTCGAAGTGCAAGTGTGTTGAAATCGATTTCCAGGAAGATTTTGAAAAAGTGAAGGAATTTTTTGAGTAA
- a CDS encoding Wzz/FepE/Etk N-terminal domain-containing protein, protein MEKQQTEPKDDSISLLDLLLVPLKRKKIILVVTLAVAAITAAISLSMPERYMAKTRILRPQQESSAVVSKVLSQFGSAAGTAAGLFGLNSPNALYIALLTSRPVMEAVVERFDLVRLYGTETAVAASEQLSTNVKVRSSSWSGIITISVYDGVPQLAADIANALVEELKNLTRRLAITEAAQRRVFFGERLRETKELLINAEQDMASFKAKTGALKLDAQAKAVISAISGMRAKIAEKEVQLSVMKTYSAPDNPDLQRLEAALQALRSELKKLETGKGKGYDHLMSTEGMPEVSIEYIRKLRNLNFAEELYNLFLKQYEAARLDEGRDPVMIQVLEKAIPPEKRVEPKRRRMVILAALAGFLFSIFLTFLMEYIEKVSKDPVHRVKLERLKKALSIKSGK, encoded by the coding sequence TTGGAGAAACAGCAAACTGAACCAAAAGATGATAGTATCAGCCTTCTTGACCTTCTTCTTGTTCCCCTAAAGCGGAAAAAGATAATTCTTGTTGTTACGCTTGCCGTTGCTGCAATTACTGCTGCAATAAGCCTGAGTATGCCCGAGAGGTATATGGCTAAAACGAGGATATTACGGCCTCAGCAAGAGAGTTCTGCCGTGGTATCAAAGGTTCTGAGCCAGTTTGGGAGTGCTGCCGGAACGGCAGCCGGATTATTCGGACTTAACAGTCCAAATGCACTTTATATTGCGTTGCTCACGAGCAGGCCTGTTATGGAGGCTGTTGTAGAGCGATTTGATCTGGTACGGTTATATGGAACTGAAACAGCTGTGGCTGCAAGCGAACAACTGTCTACAAATGTAAAAGTCAGATCCAGTAGTTGGAGTGGGATCATAACCATTTCAGTCTACGATGGAGTGCCTCAATTGGCTGCCGACATAGCAAATGCCCTTGTTGAAGAACTTAAGAACCTGACAAGGAGGCTTGCAATTACCGAGGCAGCACAACGCCGGGTTTTCTTTGGAGAGCGTCTTAGGGAGACGAAAGAACTGCTAATAAACGCTGAACAGGATATGGCAAGTTTTAAGGCAAAGACCGGAGCCTTAAAGCTTGATGCCCAGGCAAAGGCTGTTATATCAGCTATTTCAGGCATGAGGGCAAAGATTGCGGAAAAAGAGGTGCAACTCAGTGTTATGAAAACTTACTCTGCTCCTGACAACCCTGATCTTCAGAGGCTTGAAGCAGCGTTGCAGGCCTTGCGATCAGAATTAAAGAAACTTGAGACAGGGAAGGGAAAAGGATATGACCATCTGATGTCTACTGAAGGAATGCCGGAAGTGAGTATTGAGTATATAAGAAAGCTCCGGAATCTTAACTTTGCCGAAGAGTTATATAACCTCTTCCTGAAGCAGTATGAAGCAGCAAGACTTGATGAAGGAAGGGATCCGGTGATGATTCAGGTATTAGAGAAGGCAATCCCTCCGGAGAAACGGGTTGAACCTAAAAGAAGGCGCATGGTTATTCTTGCTGCTTTGGCAGGATTCCTGTTCTCCATTTTCCTGACGTTTCTCATGGAGTATATAGAGAAAGTTTCAAAAGACCCTGTACATAGAGTCAAGCTTGAAAGGTTAAAGAAAGCTTTATCGATAAAGTCCGGCAAGTGA
- the cysC gene encoding adenylyl-sulfate kinase, whose product MVMENHVVWHDGAVKRSDRNALNNHRSGLVWFTGLSACGKSTIVHNVEKKLFVRRIRTYVLDGDNVRHGLNSNLGFSREDRKENLRRIVEVSKLFADAGILVLAAFISPYREDREYIRQRFNDDNFLEIYVKCSVEECERRDPKGQYKKARAGIIKNYTGISAPYEEPENPDMVIDTENFDLESSVSKVIELLEKSNILSIK is encoded by the coding sequence ATGGTTATGGAAAATCATGTAGTATGGCACGATGGAGCAGTAAAGAGGTCTGACAGAAACGCTTTAAATAATCACAGGAGTGGGCTTGTATGGTTTACCGGACTTTCTGCATGTGGAAAATCCACTATTGTACATAATGTCGAGAAGAAACTCTTCGTTCGGAGAATACGAACTTACGTTCTTGATGGTGATAATGTCCGCCACGGCCTGAATTCCAACCTTGGCTTCAGCCGTGAGGACCGCAAAGAAAACCTTCGTAGAATAGTTGAAGTTTCAAAGCTTTTTGCTGATGCCGGGATACTTGTGCTTGCTGCCTTTATCTCCCCTTACAGGGAAGACAGGGAGTATATCAGGCAAAGGTTTAATGATGATAACTTTTTAGAGATTTATGTGAAGTGTTCTGTGGAGGAGTGTGAGAGACGGGATCCCAAGGGTCAGTATAAGAAGGCAAGGGCTGGAATCATAAAGAACTATACAGGTATATCTGCTCCTTATGAGGAACCTGAAAATCCTGACATGGTTATTGATACAGAAAACTTTGACCTGGAAAGCTCGGTTTCCAAGGTAATCGAGCTTTTGGAAAAGAGTAACATCCTGTCCATTAAATAG
- the glf gene encoding UDP-galactopyranose mutase, producing the protein MKVDFLIAGAGFAGCTLAERIATQFDKKVLLVETRNHIGGNTYDYYNEDGLLIQKYGPHIFHTNLKDVWDYLCRFTEWNGYIHRVIAVVRGKEVYLPINLDTMERLYDRKFTSEELEEYFEQHRVKLDKIRNSRDVVVSQVGEELYDLFFKNYTKKQWGIYPDELDPEVTKRLPVRFNRDTRYFTDAYQGIPKHGFTRMFERMIDNKNIHLLLKTDYREIIDSVEYNKLIYTGPIDYYFDYMFGKLPYRSLDFKFETLDMEKYQNAGVVNYPNDYNYTRITEFKHFYLQQHQKTTICYEYPLAEGDPYYPIPKPECREIYQKYRKEADKLRSVYFIGRLAQYKYLNMDQVVAGALKLFEELI; encoded by the coding sequence ATGAAAGTTGATTTTCTTATTGCCGGTGCTGGCTTTGCTGGTTGTACCTTAGCTGAAAGAATTGCCACACAATTTGATAAGAAAGTATTGCTGGTAGAAACTCGGAACCATATCGGCGGCAATACCTATGATTATTATAATGAAGACGGTCTTCTTATTCAGAAGTACGGCCCGCATATTTTTCATACTAATCTAAAAGACGTTTGGGATTATCTTTGCCGGTTTACTGAGTGGAATGGATATATTCACAGGGTAATCGCTGTGGTAAGGGGAAAGGAAGTTTATTTGCCCATTAATCTTGATACCATGGAGCGCCTTTATGACCGTAAGTTTACATCTGAAGAACTTGAGGAGTATTTTGAGCAACATAGGGTGAAACTCGATAAGATCAGAAATTCAAGGGATGTGGTTGTTTCACAAGTCGGGGAAGAGTTATATGACCTGTTCTTCAAAAACTATACAAAAAAGCAGTGGGGCATTTATCCTGATGAGCTCGACCCGGAAGTAACGAAACGGCTTCCTGTAAGGTTTAACCGGGACACCAGATATTTTACAGATGCGTATCAGGGCATACCAAAACATGGTTTCACAAGAATGTTTGAGAGGATGATAGATAATAAAAACATTCATCTGCTGCTGAAGACAGACTATAGGGAAATCATTGACTCGGTTGAGTATAACAAGCTTATTTACACAGGGCCCATTGATTATTACTTTGATTACATGTTTGGCAAATTACCATACAGGAGCCTTGACTTTAAATTTGAGACACTTGATATGGAGAAATATCAGAATGCAGGTGTTGTAAATTATCCCAATGATTATAATTATACAAGGATAACCGAATTTAAGCACTTTTATCTTCAACAGCACCAGAAGACGACAATTTGTTATGAGTATCCCCTGGCTGAAGGAGATCCATATTATCCCATTCCTAAACCCGAGTGCCGGGAGATTTATCAGAAGTACAGGAAGGAGGCCGATAAGTTAAGGTCAGTCTATTTTATAGGAAGACTTGCCCAGTATAAATATTTAAATATGGATCAGGTAGTTGCCGGGGCTTTAAAATTATTTGAGGAGTTAATTTAG
- a CDS encoding glycosyltransferase family 2 protein, whose translation MLKQLLPKVAILVVNWNKKTDVLNLLSSLRSFDCDQCKTLVVDNASTDGSVEAVREGYPEVTVVQNKENLGGTGGFNTGLRYILQGDMGEFDYIWLLDNDTQVEPSTLRELLKVAESDSKIGIAGSKIMNPERPGFIVELGANIDWKRGIYRPLMKNIPDRNDLKDYYDVGYVSVCSALVRVEAVRNIGLMDSRYFIICDDMDWGITFKRHGYRVVAVNRSITFHPAYSEKEGWSPSSAYYKFRNLLLMFSKHAQKSNRILSLFHCMRRPIKKACFFWITGNPEIAKVYTLPLIDFFRNKWGRYDYQIELPQDTRRYIQDVSNYKRFIIIPPGNRALTEKIIQKIRHEVENPHICLLIAKERMYLFSDVDVEEIKVLDASKKFGYFRTLISLIREKFDFAVTSPGGGTGTFGNVNYAVKNVYAFDEDRKLFFESRIQSWKLFLLTILGNITSLIVFPLVLIVSLRYRVKIVKNI comes from the coding sequence ATGCTGAAACAGTTACTTCCTAAAGTCGCAATTCTTGTTGTCAACTGGAATAAAAAGACAGATGTTCTTAACCTGCTCAGTTCATTGCGGAGCTTTGACTGCGACCAATGCAAAACACTTGTTGTGGATAATGCCTCTACGGATGGTTCAGTAGAAGCTGTAAGAGAGGGGTATCCGGAAGTAACAGTAGTGCAAAACAAGGAAAACCTTGGTGGTACCGGCGGCTTTAATACCGGGCTTCGTTATATCCTGCAGGGGGATATGGGAGAGTTTGATTATATCTGGCTGCTTGATAACGATACCCAGGTCGAGCCCTCAACATTGAGAGAACTTCTTAAGGTTGCAGAGTCGGATTCCAAGATAGGGATTGCCGGCTCCAAGATAATGAATCCGGAGAGGCCCGGCTTTATTGTAGAGCTTGGTGCAAATATAGACTGGAAGCGAGGGATTTACAGGCCGTTGATGAAAAATATTCCTGACAGGAATGACTTGAAGGATTACTATGATGTTGGTTACGTTTCTGTCTGTTCAGCCCTGGTGAGAGTTGAAGCGGTCAGAAACATAGGGCTTATGGATAGCCGATACTTTATTATATGTGACGATATGGACTGGGGAATTACATTTAAACGCCACGGATATCGGGTTGTGGCCGTGAATCGATCGATTACTTTTCACCCGGCATACAGCGAAAAAGAAGGGTGGTCCCCTTCCAGTGCATATTATAAATTCAGAAACTTGTTGCTCATGTTCAGCAAGCATGCACAGAAATCCAACCGGATTCTATCATTATTTCATTGTATGCGAAGACCCATAAAGAAAGCTTGTTTTTTCTGGATTACCGGAAACCCCGAAATAGCAAAGGTTTATACATTACCTCTTATCGATTTTTTCCGTAACAAGTGGGGACGATATGATTATCAAATTGAACTGCCCCAGGATACCAGACGTTATATTCAAGATGTCTCAAACTATAAACGCTTTATAATAATACCGCCGGGCAACAGGGCATTAACTGAAAAGATAATTCAAAAAATTCGACATGAGGTGGAGAATCCCCATATCTGTTTGCTGATTGCAAAGGAGCGTATGTATCTGTTTTCAGACGTTGACGTGGAGGAGATCAAAGTTCTTGATGCGAGTAAAAAATTCGGATATTTCAGGACGTTAATTAGCCTTATAAGAGAAAAGTTTGACTTTGCGGTTACTTCTCCTGGGGGAGGAACGGGAACTTTTGGTAATGTAAACTATGCAGTAAAAAACGTCTATGCATTTGATGAAGACAGGAAGCTTTTTTTTGAATCGCGTATCCAGTCATGGAAACTTTTTTTATTGACCATTCTTGGTAATATAACTTCATTAATTGTATTTCCACTTGTCTTGATAGTCAGCCTCCGTTACAGGGTTAAGATTGTTAAGAACATATAA
- a CDS encoding glycosyltransferase family 2 protein: protein MTDKKRERVAAVIVTYNRKEALNDCLNAVLRQSYPVEAVYVIDNASTDGTPEYLMEKGFVDKASSPDVAPVEEVKTHPLPPFPDKTVEIHYVRMHENTGGAGGFYEGIKRCYESGVDWVWLMDDDGIPAEDQLAELLDKSIEKKLLFSGPLIIDKSRTNSLSFWPPFLRKVENSVDNVVPCAEDGVVYGWVTPFNGTLISRKVVEKIGNVKKEMFIWGDEREYELRARANNIEVGTVVSAIHLHPARKGKKVDILFGLFGRVVVRPASKANIYYRNLGYIIGNYYGRAGHVKNIIKHTVYFLINSGFNIKGLMDFYRYYIDGATDKYYLPPKRK, encoded by the coding sequence ATGACTGATAAAAAGAGAGAAAGGGTTGCAGCAGTTATTGTGACTTATAACAGGAAGGAAGCACTGAATGACTGTCTCAATGCCGTGTTGAGACAGTCATACCCTGTAGAAGCCGTATACGTTATAGACAATGCATCCACAGACGGCACGCCGGAGTATTTGATGGAGAAGGGCTTTGTTGACAAAGCGTCAAGTCCTGATGTGGCGCCTGTGGAGGAAGTGAAGACACATCCGTTGCCGCCCTTTCCGGATAAGACTGTCGAGATTCATTATGTCAGGATGCACGAAAATACAGGAGGGGCAGGCGGTTTTTATGAGGGCATTAAGAGGTGCTACGAGTCCGGGGTTGACTGGGTGTGGTTGATGGATGATGATGGTATTCCTGCAGAAGACCAGTTGGCGGAATTGCTGGATAAATCAATAGAGAAGAAGTTGCTTTTCTCAGGCCCCCTTATAATAGATAAATCCAGGACGAATTCTTTGTCTTTTTGGCCTCCTTTCCTGAGAAAGGTCGAAAACTCAGTGGATAATGTTGTGCCATGTGCAGAAGATGGCGTTGTTTATGGCTGGGTAACCCCCTTCAACGGGACTCTTATTTCCAGGAAGGTTGTTGAGAAAATCGGGAATGTTAAGAAAGAGATGTTTATCTGGGGCGATGAGAGAGAGTATGAACTTAGAGCCAGGGCAAATAACATAGAGGTAGGTACGGTAGTTAGTGCTATACATTTGCACCCTGCACGAAAAGGGAAGAAGGTGGACATATTATTTGGTCTTTTTGGTAGAGTTGTTGTCCGGCCTGCCAGTAAAGCTAATATTTACTATAGAAACCTGGGATATATAATCGGGAACTATTATGGAAGAGCCGGACACGTAAAGAATATTATAAAGCACACGGTCTATTTCCTTATAAATTCAGGCTTTAATATTAAAGGACTTATGGATTTTTACAGATACTATATTGATGGTGCAACCGATAAGTATTACTTGCCGCCAAAACGTAAGTAA